A genomic region of Cannabis sativa cultivar Pink pepper isolate KNU-18-1 chromosome 1, ASM2916894v1, whole genome shotgun sequence contains the following coding sequences:
- the LOC115706802 gene encoding putative nitric oxide synthase, giving the protein MSNILFGVRSSHSQLNGNPPQDPYFTSKPSKRPLMALKTLSSILSPLSFPYNPTLFSSKLPKLHSKRSLVLCRLSHPQQGYNNSPISKVDLSDPTPGPDGTGAAAPTPGDRFLERHRSIEAAKLVKKENKKKKKKEKPFKVSTAVASCYGCGAPLQTSELDAPGYVDADTYALKKKHRQLRSVLCGRCKLLSHGHMITAVGGNGGYSGGKQFITADQLREKLSHLRYEKALIVKLVDIVDFNGSFLAHVRDLAGAHPIILVVTKIDLLPKGTNLNCLGDWVVEATTKKKLNVLSVHLTSSKSLVGITGVASEIQREKKGRDVYILGAANVGKSAFITALLKLMGEKDPVAAAAQKYKPIQSAVPGTTLGPIQINAFLSGGKLYDTPGVHLHHRQAAVVHSEDLPVLAPRSRIRGQIFPVQSENGTAVNNMANLLNGQSLFWGGLVRIDILKVLPETRLIFYGPKSLQIHTVSTDEADEFYQKEVGGLLTPPTGERVEEWRGLEIVRELRLNFEDVERPACDVAISGLGWFRLEPKSKMVSNSDSSSEKTAGELHIVVHVPRPVEIFVRPPLPVGKSGEDWYQYRELTEKEAETRPKWNF; this is encoded by the exons ATGTCCAATATCCTCTTCGGTGTTCGGTCTTCCCACTCCCAGCTCAACGGGAACCCACCCCAAGACCCCTATTTTACATCTAAACCTTCAAAACGCCCATTAATGGCGCTCAAAACCCTCTCCTCCATTCTATCTCCTCTCTCTTTCCCCTACAATCCCACCCTTTTTAGTTCCAAGCTTCCCAAACTCCACTCAAAGCGTTCTCTCGTCCTCTGTAGATTATCGCACCCACAACAGGGCTACAATAACTCACCCATTTCTAAGGTCGATTTATCGGACCCTACTCCCGGACCTGACGGAACCGGCGCCGCCGCTCCGACACCGGGCGACCGCTTTCTGGAAAGACATCGCTCAATTGAGGCTGCGAAGCTTGTTAAGAAagagaataagaagaagaagaagaaagagaagccATTTAAGGTCTCTACTGCTGTAGCTTCTTGTTATGGCTGTGGAGCTCCGTTGCAGACCTCGGAGCTTGATGCTCCGGGTTACGTGGATGCAGATACATATGCATTG AAGAAGAAACACCGCCAGCTTAGAAGTGTTCTTTGTGGAAGGTGTAAGCTTCTGTCCCATGGACACATGATAACCGCTGTTGGCGGAAATGGAGGTTATTCTGGCGGGAAACAATTCATCACAGCTGATCAGCTCAGAGAGAAGTTATCTCACTTGCGTTATGAGAAAGCCCTGATTGTTAAATTG GTTGATATCGTGGACTTCAATGGTAGCTTTTTAGCTCATGTTCGTGATTTGGCTGGTGCACATCCTATTATATTAGTTGTTACAAAG ATTGATCTTCTTCCAAAAGGAACCAATTTAAACTGCCTTGGTGATTGGGTTGTAGAGGCTACAACAAAGAAGAAGCTTAA TGTTTTAAGTGTTCATCTTACAAGTTCAAAGTCTTTGGTTGGGATAACTGGAGTAGCATCAGAAATTCAAAGGGAGAAGAAG GGTCGGGATGTTTACATTCTG GGTGCTGCTAACGTTGGGAAATCAGCATTTATCACTGCTTTGCTGA AATTGATGGGGGAAAAGGACCCAGTTGCTGCAGCAGCACAAAAATATAAACCGATACAGTCTGCTGTTCCTGGAACCACATTAGGTCCCATTCAGATTAATGCTTTCCTAAGTGGAGGG AAGTTATATGACACGCCTGGAGTTCATCTCCACCATAGGCAAGCGGCAGTGGTTCATTCAGAAGATTTGCCAGTCCTTGCTCCTCGGAGTCGAATCAGGGGTCAAATATTTCCt GTTCAATCAGAAAATGGTACTGCAGTGAACAATATGGCCAATCTCTTGAACGGTCAATCATTATTTTGGGGAGGTCTTGTCAGAATAGACATATTAAAG GTTCTTCCAGAAACACGCTTAATATTTTACGGACCCAAGAGTCTTCAGATTCACACAGTATCGACTGACGAGGCAGATGAATTTTACCAG AAAGAAGTTGGAGGTCTGCTGACACCTCCAACAGGAGAACGAGTAGAAGAATGGCGAGGACTTGAAATAGTGCGTGAATTACGATTAAATTTTGAAGATGTAGAAAG GCCTGCTTGTGATGTTGCTATATCAGGCCTAGGATGGTTTAGGTTGGAGCCTAAGAGCAAAATGGTCAGCAATTCAGACTCAAGCTCAGAAAAAACCGCAGGCGAACTTCATATAGTAGTCCATGTTCCGAGACCAGTCGAGATATTTGTAAGGCCCCCATTACCTGTTGGGAAGTCTGGGGAAGATTGGTACCAGTACCGGGAATTGACAGAGAAAGAGGCAGAAACAAGACCAAAGTGGAATTTTTGA